The stretch of DNA ccctgtcgccccaggggtgggcgacaggcccctgtcgcccgttggggggcgacaggccccccctttttccagggacttcgttgcaaatttggagagaaaaaaattacactttgggcctgtcgccctatgggagggcgaccggggtatatttttgaaattttccaaaacggacatatatttttgaaattttaattttttttaaatataaaaaagaaaaaaccgcatGTTTTAGGCCATGGGCCTACGAACATTAGCCTGGTACTGAGGCCGCAATGGCTGGTTGTCTTGGCCCATTAGGAATAAAGAGAAGAGACACATTTTTCGCCGCGTCAATGCGAAGTCCAGCTacaacaaactttttttttttttgaataactaGCTGCGACAAACTCAGTAGCCGCGAATCTACATCTACTATTCTGCAACCAGATTGGAAGTACATTGATGGTTATACTGCTAGCAAAAACCGAGCAAAGGGGATCGGAGCAAAAGTCGGGAGGGACATGGGGAGAGTACGTGCTGGGGCGCTCGTGGATCATTTCACGacccccagcagcagcaggatctGGAGGAAGATGTAGGACGCGCCCCCGATGGTGGCGTACTGCAGCTTGCTCTCCCCCTCCACGTCCGGGAAGTCGCCGTCGGCGCACTTGCTGAACCCGCCGGCGAGCCACGCCAGGTTCCGGTACCCGTCGTCGTGCAGCATCCTCACCGCGATCAGCGACCTTCAGGCCCACGCACGCAACGCAGGGTAGCTTGGTTACCACAAGCACGATCGAGGTGAGCAGATTCAATTCGCACGCTTGTTGGGAAATAATCTTATTTTACCTGAGGCCTTCGCCGCAGGCGACGAGGAGCTTGGCGTccttgccgccgtcgccggcgacggcggcggcgacgtcgtcgaCGAAGCAGTCGTTCATCTTGGTGAAGGCCTGGCCAGTCCAGAGCCCGATGTAGCCGAAGTGGACCCACTTCTTGAGCAGAGTCACGGGGCCCATGTCGTCGTCCCCCACGAACAGCGGCACGTGCGCCGAGCCCCgcacgccggcgcgggcgcgctcCCACGGCGGCCGCACGTCCAGCAGCCTGAACCCCTCACCGCccagcgcctccgccgcgtccttggGCCGCACGGCCTTCACCGCGCCCGACCGCACCagcgcctcggcgccgccggcccacgACGTCGCCTGCGCCCTGACGCGCGAGCGAGGCGGGCCAGGGGAGGCGCACCTGATGATGCAGgtggatgccgccgccgcagcagcaaccATCGCCATGTCCACCGGCCGATTGGTCGCTGCCTGTCAGTTCAGTCCTGAGCCCTCACTTGCAGCATACGTGGCCAGGTCACACTTATCCACACGATGTTCTAGGTCCAATCCGCGCCGTTGGTGCGTGGGTCATCACAGCTCCTGGCCGCACGATTCGTCCGAACAGATGAGGCGGAGTGGTGACGAGATCTCCGGCGCGTTTGATTTGTCCCACAATCGACAGGCTAAACCGGATGTACAGAACAAGCATGGATCCTAATTAAaagtagcaaaaaaaaaaagattcgaTTCCTAATGCAAACAATCAAACAATCGGTCAATAGACATGGCCGCATGACCGCTGTGTGCTACGGGGCGCTAGGTGAACTCGAAGCGCATGAGGAGCTTGACGTTCCTGAACTTGTGCCCCTTGTGGTCGAACAGCGAGACGGCGCGGATCCCCGGCCGCAGCTCCTCCACCGGCAGCGCCGTCTGCCCGCCGAAGTCGTCCTCGCTCACATCCTGCTCGTGCACCTCCACGCGGAGCACCGCGATCTCAGGGACAGTCAGCGGGAAGGCGAACTCCTCCTCCCACACGGGGACCCAGTTGTCCTCCACGGCTTTCGTCTTCCTCATCACCGAGTCTAATGGAACTCCGGCGATGCCAACCTGTTGGGTAAACCACAACCAGGTTAGCAGTGCGTCCTCAGGTATTAGGCTGGTGCAACTGTCTTTCGGATG from Panicum virgatum strain AP13 chromosome 9K, P.virgatum_v5, whole genome shotgun sequence encodes:
- the LOC120652730 gene encoding rhodanese-like domain-containing protein 10, which codes for MAMVAAAAAASTCIIRCASPGPPRSRVRAQATSWAGGAEALVRSGAVKAVRPKDAAEALGGEGFRLLDVRPPWERARAGVRGSAHVPLFVGDDDMGPVTLLKKWVHFGYIGLWTGQAFTKMNDCFVDDVAAAVAGDGGKDAKLLVACGEGLRSLIAVRMLHDDGYRNLAWLAGGFSKCADGDFPDVEGESKLQYATIGGASYIFLQILLLLGVVK